The proteins below come from a single Aegilops tauschii subsp. strangulata cultivar AL8/78 chromosome 6, Aet v6.0, whole genome shotgun sequence genomic window:
- the LOC141025907 gene encoding uncharacterized protein — translation MTFRVGDHVYHRVTPLKGTQRFQVKGKLAPRYIGPFKITEWRGEVAYQLELPPELSDVHNIFHVSQLRKCLQVQDKPDLYKDVDHQAIDLQPNLTYRERPICILDEAKRRTGSCTIKYFKV, via the coding sequence ATGACCTTCCGAGTTGGAGACCATGTCTATCACCGGGTCACGCCTCTTAAGGGAACCCAACGCTTCCAAGTCAAAGGAAAGCTAGCACCAAGATACATCGGCCCCTTCAAGATCACTGAATGGCGAGGAGAAGTGGCTTACCAGTTGGAACTGCCACCTGAACTATCCGATGTGCACAACAtattccacgtgtcacagctccggaAGTGTCTCCAAGTTCAAGACAAGCCTGATCTTTACAAGGACGTCGATCACCAAGCCATTGACCTTCAGCCTAATTTGACCTATCGTGAGAGGCCCATCTGCATTTTGGATGAGGCTAAACGACGCACTGGAAGCTGCACCATCAAGTACTTCAAGGTctag
- the LOC120966920 gene encoding uncharacterized mitochondrial protein AtMg00860-like codes for MVLDKLREHQLYAKFSKCKFWLHEVGFLGHKLTAEGLSVDPTKIQAVTEWQTPSNVKEVRSFLGLVGYYRKFVEGFSSIARPMTQLLKKDKKFEWSPKCEESFQELKKRLTTAPVSGHT; via the coding sequence ATGGTCCTAGACAAGCTTCGAGAGCACCaactatacgccaagttcagcaagtgcaaATTTTGGCTGCATGAGGTTGGATTCTTGGGTCATAAATTGACTGCCGAAGGATTGTCAGTGGATCCCACCAAGATCCAAGCCGTGACTGAATGGCAAACCCCGAGCAATGTGAAGGAAGTCAGAAGCTTCCTCGGACTCGTGGGATATTACCGCAAGTTCGTTGAAGGATTCTCAAGCATTGCCCGACCCATGACCCAGCTcttgaagaaggacaagaagtttgAATGGTCGCCGAAGTGTGAAGAAAGCTTCCAGGAGCTGAAGAAGCGATTGACCACCGCCCCAGTTTCTGGCCACACCTGA